The window agtattgttgtgttttgggtttggagggtgagtgagccagtgtaactacaggcacaagggacataacatcttagttcacaaggttggtggcacattgacgatgtaaggaatatttcttacagcgaagttaatatttcttacagcgtcactgcctatgggtgatggtgaccacttaccatcaggtggcccatatgctcatatgcaaaataataatataattcgtgGAAAAGAGTGCATCAAATCAAATTGTATTTACAGACGCTTTTTTGCCTAAGACTAAAGCCTCTTAAAATACAGATTGTCGCAGCAGACGcgttcaatttaatttcaatcactTCCACATATATTGCAATTAAGAAACATTGACTTTGATTTAATAGCTTTCATATATTTACTTAGGTCCGATTtacaacatataattaattctcaatattattatataaataggagCAGTATATCAGTCCTATTCTTTTATATATGGCTAGAATATAATTGCCAAGCCCAAAATATTGAAACGAGGAATATGAATACACAGTCAAGACTAACTGTGTCAGACAATTTGTGCCCATAGAAACTAGAAATTGGGTTAATAGCAATCTAGGAATACATTGCATTGCAATGGAATTATATGCAAAGTCGCCGGCGACACGctactaatataatatcatttcatAATCGCATTCTTCTAAGCAACAATTTTTGGGTTAATGTcgctaatattttacttaatgctTAAACAATCAATATTCGCGCAAGCTGCAATGCGTTTAAACAATTCGCAATGTTGCATGTTTaaagtatgttatatatgtgGTTTTGGGTgtgaaataattatcaaatgaCAACACgtagatacatttttattgaaacaagTTTGAGGAGCGTATACATCAATAGAATTAAATTCCTATAATTGAAGTTTCTCTTTACCCTGAACGAGAAAACGctaaaattgattataattttcttaaagcTAACACGTATCGGTTAAATACGATTACATTTATAGTTGTCACACAACATTCATTACATATATTCTTACAAATAcagaactttaataaattagtaacgTATCAAAACAAATAGaggaaaaatatatctatatcgaataaatttgacaaatacaatataatataagaagctttataaaaaaacttacaatatTATTCGGTATAGAACAGCtgtaaagattataaaaaaatatagcagtAATGTAATAAGTATTCCCAAGATTTGgtcgaatttttaaaattaagtttatctaagaataagttttttaaatccataGTATCACATGATAAATGTTTTAGTAGGCGGAATAgagaaaatacattttgatataaacaaacaatagtTCGTATAAATAATCGTTTAAACAGTTTCAGTCAGTGAAAGGAGAGTTAACTCAGCAGTAAGACAACCCAATTGACCACTAAATCCTATACATTGACACATCGATGCTACACATAAAGCACAATTAGATATTCAACTTACATCGTTATGATAGTCAGTTACATAACAATCTCAAAAATTTCTAATCCGCGacaaaatttcattaacaaaaaacataaagCATTCATTAATCACTTCTAATTAAAACATGGGTATCACTGTCGGGTGGTGTGGCACCTTGAACATAAACCACGGAGGAAAGTTAATGACACTTTTGATCGAGAGCAGTATCCCCgatatttcaaagaaaatatcaGGATACAGCTTTGCCATTCAGGCGATCCCCGTCGGGTCCCAGGCGTATTTTCGATTCTTGATGCTGAGAGCATCGAGGGCGTTGAGATCCCCTTCGGAGAGTCTGAAGTTCAGGTTCTTGTTTTGCTGCATGTGACAGAGGCTCGTAGATTTTGGAATGACGGCTATTCCGCGTTGCAGGGCCCATACGAGTAAAACTTGAGCTGTTGTAGAATCGTAAATTTGAGCAATTTTCTTCACGACGGGGTCTTCCATCAAGGCCTTGTGGCCACGCGATAGGCCGCCAAAGGAGCAATATGCCTGCAGGCGGATATTATGGTCGCAGCAGTATTGCAACATCTCGAGTTGATAGTAGTATGGATGCCATTCAATCtacaaaagataaataaacagattAGAATCTCATGTAATGgagttcttttttaaatcatgtTATCTACTTACCTGGTTGACCATCGGGCCAATAGCCATGATCTCTGTAAGTTGCATCAAATGCCTGAGTGTGAAGTTCGACACACCGATAGCATTCACTTTAGATTCATCGTAAAGCTTGGTGATTGCCATCCACGTATCCGCGCGTAACGCTTCATTTTTGGTACTCCTAGAATCGGAGTTCGGAGGGCCGGGGAAATGGACGAGATACATGTCGATATAATCTAATCCTAAATTCTCCAGAGATCTTTCGAAGGCTTTGGATATGAATTTACTTCCCCTCGAATGCACCGCTGCAAATAATACGTTGTTTTAATCATTTGTTCAATAAACTaatcataataaacataaaGAAGTATTCTTACACAACTTTGAAGTGATGAATAGTTCTTTCCGCGTCAAGCCATACTTCGGAAGCAGTTGCTTAAATGCGTCTCGCATAAGCTTCTCATTCCCGTAATCTGGGGcagtatctttaaaaaaataaaattgagacaATTTTTTAAGAGtcaaaaagatattaaaaaaataaaaaaaaaggtttgagCATTTACCAAAAAGACGGTATCCTGAGGCCAAAGCGTAGTCTATTGTCTGGAACATGAGCTCCTGAGTGTTGAGCCGGTATGTACCCACTGCGataatacgaatatatttatattcaattttgacataacaaaaacaaaagatattgTTATCAAATACTCACATCCCACAGCCGGCATATTGATTCCATTCTTTAATGCGAAATTCATATCACCGTAATTCACTGTTTTAGCCATTTCTCaataaaaatcgtaaaattCAAAATCTAAAATGAatgtataatgttattattttaaagtttcattaaaaaaaaataataataattagtttaatgTTGTATATTACACTGAAATTAATGACGTCCGTTCCTTTCGGAGTCCCACAAAGAGTGAGTGCAATATGCAGCAGCCGTCCCTAGGAACGCTAGAAAGGCTTTATCGATCAGTGCGCAGGGGTCTAGACTATTAATAGAATATCAGGGACCTGGGATGCAATTTGTATCAATATGTATACCGCGGTTTGATTACAGGACTTAttatcataatttgtttttgttgcatactttaaattatatagaagaGATTTGCGTTAAAGTGTATAAGGCAAATTCgatatattaacttttattagtAATGGTTtgatgtacttatatattaaacaagaaCTAACCAAATTAAGATTCgctaacaaaacaattatttagttttgaatCGATGAGGttcataagtaaaattaatcaaGTAAtgtataatgacgattcaaaagttctttaaAAAGCCTACTTACAAGATACATTGATTttgatatgatattaattaaaatagttctcgtatttataatatttattattaaataaattcataaatttgaactcaaattatttgataatcaaagttaataaaactttgttgaaatgaaaacgataaaaaacaaaaaagtatttaaaataatatcaaaaaactTTCTCATCTATTTTCTAGTTAATagctatgtaaaaataatgtttggttAAATGAATGAAGAGCTTAtagatttacttattttaactaCAAGAATAAtctagacaaataaataatgtttacaaaGAATTAACGCGATGCCATTGGTCGAGATCGTGGATTATCTACGATATTATGATACAAATTCACACAGACTGAAAAGAGTCGATGTTATCGTACAAAATATAAAGGAGTCGTGTTTTACAAGTATTTATCACGCACACATGCACGAAAACACAAACACACATTCATAACCATACATAGCCTCTTTAAATGTAAGTTATAGAAGGTTGATCATACTGAGTTTACTTTAGGATAATCTAGTATTGTAAATATCCTTTACTTGAATTCCCGTCGCATTGAGCATACCACCTGACATATTAATATCAGTTGTCTGAGCTAAGTGTATTATTGAGTCTCTTGCCGTACCAACCCTTTTCGGTCGGTACAGCGAGAGAACTGAGTTCTGTATTCGCCGAGTCTACCACATTGCTTCGGTGGGGGGTGTTGGGGTAGTGCAGGGTGCAGGATGCATGGCAACGTGGATGGGAAGGTGCACCCCAACCGCTAACATCCCTCCACCcacatttatgcaataaaatttgtatatgctGTCATATTATTTTGCTGACGATACActattaataaatctaaaaaattaaaattattatcctCTATACTGTTTCAATAATTAGtgcacatttttaaataaatactataatagtatataataagaacGTAGTTAGTTCAAAAAAATttttgcactaaaaaataattcgcACGATGGTATGATGATTATTactcttattataaattacacatCAAAAATACCTACCGAACCCAATTTACCTTTGCTAAAAATTACTGAACACCAAAGGGCAAGGGCAAGTATGGCTTTTTACATTGTCTTAGAAATTATGAATGAGCGTGATCAAAAAATTAATgtgatataaaacaattttataaatctaaaatattaaaacgcaCGCCTACGTCATGCGATGTTTGCTTTTGAACCTACGTGCAGATTGACGGGTAAATAATGGATAAGCTGACAAACACTATATAGCAGTGGTTCAAAGAGAAATCAAACACAGATGTTTACAAACAAGTGAACAACAACAAGAATAAAAAATCgctataaaaatgtacaaaattgttcctatgtttacatttttgtgCAATTCTGTCTATTTTAACCGGATTAAAGATCAAAACAGTATTCTAGGCTAACATCTCGTCATGATATAAGGATAGGCCGATATAAAAGTACCGAAAacgttgattttattatttaaaatgagttATGACTCTTGTAATACTGACAAACAGTATACAATCAGTTTTTGAGAAATTGCTAGAGTTTCTTATTTCCCTTCAATAGTGTGTGAAGTTTAAATACGGGGAAGAaacaataaaatctaaaaatgtCAGTAGCGAACTCACGACTCACATCACTAGGCACCTACCTGTACGGACTTccaaatctattaaaatttccTAGGCACTTGTATTACTCGTTGTTATAACAAAAGgtgttaaaatgaaataatgcttgtttattaaatttgtttgatatttttagaTACGCTGACACGTCTTGTACAATACCTTTAGTATTTGTTCTGAGTACTGGTTCGGATCCGTTTGGAGCTTTCCAGAAGTTTGCAACCGAAATGGGCGTGAGAGACCGAGTTCACTCTATATCGCTGGGACAAGGGCAAGGTCCCGTTGCTGAAAAGTTGATAAATAACGCCAAACCTAAAGGAGACTGGGTTTTCCTGCAGGTGATAAACAGTTTATAAAACAGctgacttaattaaatataaatatttgcaagtttataaataagaagaGTAGTATGATTGCCTTGTTAACaaaattaccatttttattaGAATTGTCACTTGGCGGCGTCATGGATGCTCAGTCTTGAAGTAATAGTGGCTAATATGAGCAGTGACCCATCAAATCTGCATACAGATTTCCGACTATATTTAAGTTCTATGCCAACACCAAAGTTTCCAGTGTCTGTACTCCAGAATTCTGTGAAAGTGACCAATGAACCACCGAAAGGTCTCAAAGCAAACGTGAAGAGAGCTCTCATAGAGATCGAAGAAGATTTCTTTGAAAATAATGGTAATCTCTCatcttattgtattaaaaattatttaactgttcatttatgtatttttaagtcACTTAAGTAAAACCCTGTAAATTTTGTGTAccgggcttaggcctcctctcccttgtgGAAAGAAAGTTAAAAGCTTTTCATATgccgctgctccaatgcaggctATTGGAT is drawn from Vanessa cardui chromosome Z, ilVanCard2.1, whole genome shotgun sequence and contains these coding sequences:
- the LOC124543356 gene encoding uncharacterized oxidoreductase YtbE-like; this translates as MAKTVNYGDMNFALKNGINMPAVGLGTYRLNTQELMFQTIDYALASGYRLFDTAPDYGNEKLMRDAFKQLLPKYGLTRKELFITSKLSVHSRGSKFISKAFERSLENLGLDYIDMYLVHFPGPPNSDSRSTKNEALRADTWMAITKLYDESKVNAIGVSNFTLRHLMQLTEIMAIGPMVNQIEWHPYYYQLEMLQYCCDHNIRLQAYCSFGGLSRGHKALMEDPVVKKIAQIYDSTTAQVLLVWALQRGIAVIPKSTSLCHMQQNKNLNFRLSEGDLNALDALSIKNRKYAWDPTGIA